One region of Oxalobacteraceae bacterium OTU3CAMAD1 genomic DNA includes:
- the folD gene encoding bifunctional methylenetetrahydrofolate dehydrogenase/methenyltetrahydrofolate cyclohydrolase FolD, with protein sequence MPAQLIDGIALSQKLRAEIAARAAALTAKGKKPGLAVILVGDDPASHVYVRNKVKGCEDAGFTSLKEQYPADLTEAALLERIAALNADPSIHGILVQMPLPKHINPHKVIEAISTTKDVDGYSVLSAGELMTGLEGFRPCTPYGCMKLIESTGVDLRGKHAVVIGRSNTVGKPMALLLLQANATVTICHSATPDLGLYTRQADVVVAAVGRRNTLTADMVKPGAIVIDVGMNRDDAGKLCGDVDFAGVKEVASHITPVPGGVGPMTITMLLMNTVEAAERA encoded by the coding sequence ATGCCTGCTCAACTGATCGACGGAATCGCCCTCTCCCAAAAACTGCGCGCGGAAATTGCTGCACGTGCTGCCGCCCTGACCGCCAAAGGCAAGAAACCCGGCCTGGCCGTGATCCTGGTCGGCGACGACCCGGCCAGCCACGTTTACGTGCGCAACAAGGTCAAGGGTTGCGAGGACGCCGGTTTCACCTCGTTGAAGGAGCAATACCCGGCCGACCTGACCGAGGCCGCGCTGCTCGAGCGCATCGCCGCCCTGAACGCCGATCCGTCCATCCACGGCATCCTGGTGCAAATGCCGCTGCCTAAACACATCAACCCGCACAAGGTCATCGAGGCGATCTCGACCACCAAGGACGTCGACGGCTACTCGGTGCTCAGCGCCGGCGAACTGATGACGGGCCTGGAAGGCTTCCGCCCTTGCACCCCGTACGGCTGCATGAAACTGATCGAAAGCACCGGCGTCGACCTGCGCGGCAAACACGCGGTCGTCATCGGCCGCAGCAACACCGTCGGCAAACCGATGGCGCTGCTGCTCTTGCAAGCCAACGCCACCGTCACCATCTGCCATAGTGCGACCCCGGATCTGGGCCTGTACACCCGCCAGGCCGATGTGGTGGTGGCCGCCGTCGGCCGCCGCAACACGCTGACCGCCGACATGGTCAAGCCGGGCGCCATCGTCATCGACGTCGGCATGAACCGCGACGACGCTGGCAAGCTGTGCGGCGACGTGGATTTTGCCGGTGTTAAGGAAGTGGCGTCGCACATCACGCCGGTGCCGGGTGGCGTCGGTCCGATGACGATCACGATGCTGTTGATGAATACCGTAGAGGCGGCCGAGCGCGCTTGA
- the aceE gene encoding pyruvate dehydrogenase (acetyl-transferring), homodimeric type: MSAQLDQVTANTDPDSQETKEWLDALAAVLEQEGPERAHYLMERLIDLARQSGSDIPFSANTAYVNTIPTSMEVHCPGNLEYEEKLRSWMRWNAMAMVVKANRVDGDLGGHLSSFASLANMLGIGFNHFWKAPSESHGGDLLYIQGHSSPGVYARAFLEGRLTEEQLTHYRREVDGKGLSSYPHPKLMPDFWQFPTVSMGLGPLMAIYQARFLKYLHARSIADTTDRKVWAFCGDGEMDEPESLGAIGMAAREKLDNLVIVVNCNLQRLDGPVRGNGKIIQELEADFRGAGWNVVKVIWGPGWDALLQKDKEGILRKVMMETLDGEYQNYKAKDGAYVRKHFFGKHPKLLEMVANMTDDDIWRLTRGGHDPHKIYAAFKVAQEHKGQPTVLLVKTIKGFGMGKHGEARNTAHNTKKLTDEAVREMRDRYSIPIPDDKLADIPFYKPADDAPEIKYLHERRAALGGYLPARRQQADEKLTVPPLSAFQNVLDATAEGREVSSTQTFVRILTTLLKDPSVGSRIVPILVDESRTFGMEGLFRQVGIFNQQGQLYEPVDKDQVMYYREDKAGQILQEGINEAGGMSSWIAAATSYSTNNRVMIPFYTYYSMFGMQRIGDLVWAAADMRSRGFLMGGTAGRTTLNGEGLQHEDGHSHLFAAAVPNCMPYDPTFGHEVAVIIQDGMRRMVEEQEDVFYYITIMNENYPHPGIKPGQEEGILKGMYLLQEGDKDAKQRVQLIGSGTILRESIFAAELLKNDWNIAADVWSAPSLTLVARDGQDAERWNLVNPTKEARVPYVTQLMSKTSGPIVATTDYMRAFAEQIRAFIPKDRTYRVLGTDGFGRSDTRAALREFFEVNRYYITVAALKSLAEEGKIDVKVVEEAVVKYGLNPNKPNPVTQ; the protein is encoded by the coding sequence ATGTCAGCTCAACTTGACCAGGTAACGGCAAACACCGACCCTGATTCGCAAGAAACCAAAGAATGGTTGGATGCTCTGGCCGCGGTGCTGGAACAAGAAGGGCCTGAACGTGCTCATTACCTGATGGAACGCCTGATCGACCTGGCCCGCCAAAGCGGCTCGGACATCCCGTTCTCGGCCAATACGGCCTACGTCAACACCATCCCGACCAGCATGGAAGTGCATTGCCCGGGCAATCTGGAATACGAAGAGAAGCTGCGCTCGTGGATGCGCTGGAACGCCATGGCGATGGTCGTCAAGGCCAACCGCGTCGACGGCGACCTCGGTGGCCACCTGTCCTCGTTCGCCTCGCTGGCCAACATGCTGGGCATCGGCTTCAACCACTTCTGGAAAGCGCCGAGCGAAAGCCACGGCGGCGACCTGCTGTACATCCAGGGCCACTCGTCGCCAGGCGTCTACGCCCGCGCGTTCCTGGAAGGCCGCCTGACCGAAGAACAACTGACCCATTACCGTCGCGAAGTCGACGGCAAGGGTCTGTCGTCGTATCCGCACCCGAAACTGATGCCGGACTTTTGGCAGTTCCCGACCGTGTCGATGGGCCTGGGCCCGTTGATGGCGATTTACCAGGCGCGCTTCCTGAAGTACCTGCACGCGCGCTCGATCGCCGACACCACCGACCGCAAGGTCTGGGCCTTCTGCGGCGACGGCGAGATGGACGAGCCGGAATCGCTGGGCGCGATCGGCATGGCCGCGCGTGAAAAGCTGGACAATCTGGTCATCGTCGTCAACTGCAACCTGCAGCGTCTGGACGGCCCGGTGCGCGGCAACGGCAAGATCATCCAAGAGCTGGAAGCGGACTTCCGCGGCGCCGGCTGGAACGTCGTCAAAGTCATCTGGGGTCCGGGTTGGGACGCGCTGCTGCAGAAGGATAAAGAAGGCATCCTGCGCAAGGTGATGATGGAAACGCTGGACGGCGAATACCAGAACTACAAAGCCAAAGACGGCGCCTACGTGCGCAAGCACTTCTTCGGCAAGCATCCGAAGCTGCTGGAGATGGTCGCCAACATGACCGACGACGACATCTGGCGCCTGACCCGTGGCGGCCACGATCCGCACAAGATCTACGCCGCCTTCAAGGTCGCGCAAGAGCACAAAGGCCAACCGACCGTCCTGCTGGTGAAAACCATCAAGGGCTTCGGCATGGGCAAGCACGGCGAAGCGCGCAACACCGCGCACAACACCAAGAAGCTGACCGACGAAGCCGTGCGCGAAATGCGCGACCGCTACTCGATCCCGATCCCGGACGACAAGCTGGCCGACATCCCGTTCTACAAGCCTGCCGACGATGCGCCGGAAATCAAGTACCTGCACGAGCGCCGCGCCGCGCTGGGCGGCTACCTGCCGGCCCGCCGCCAGCAAGCCGACGAAAAACTGACCGTGCCGCCACTGAGCGCGTTCCAGAACGTGCTGGATGCGACCGCCGAAGGCCGCGAAGTATCGAGCACCCAGACCTTCGTGCGTATCCTGACCACGCTGCTGAAAGACCCTAGCGTCGGTTCGCGCATCGTCCCGATCCTGGTCGACGAATCGCGCACCTTCGGTATGGAAGGCCTGTTCCGTCAAGTAGGTATCTTCAACCAGCAAGGCCAGTTGTACGAGCCGGTCGACAAAGACCAGGTCATGTACTACCGCGAAGACAAGGCCGGCCAGATCCTGCAAGAGGGGATCAACGAAGCCGGTGGTATGAGCTCGTGGATCGCCGCTGCGACGTCGTACTCGACCAACAACCGCGTGATGATCCCGTTCTACACCTACTACTCGATGTTCGGTATGCAGCGTATCGGCGATCTGGTGTGGGCAGCGGCCGACATGCGCTCGCGCGGCTTCCTGATGGGCGGCACCGCCGGCCGTACGACCCTGAACGGCGAAGGCCTGCAGCACGAAGACGGCCATAGCCACCTGTTCGCAGCGGCTGTACCGAACTGCATGCCGTACGATCCGACCTTCGGCCACGAAGTCGCCGTGATCATCCAGGACGGTATGCGCCGCATGGTGGAAGAACAGGAAGACGTGTTCTACTACATCACCATCATGAACGAGAACTACCCGCACCCAGGCATCAAGCCAGGCCAGGAAGAGGGCATCCTGAAAGGTATGTATCTGCTGCAGGAAGGCGACAAGGACGCCAAGCAGCGCGTGCAGCTGATCGGCTCCGGCACCATCTTGCGTGAATCGATCTTCGCGGCCGAACTGCTGAAGAACGACTGGAACATCGCCGCCGACGTCTGGTCCGCTCCTTCGCTGACGCTGGTGGCCCGCGACGGCCAGGACGCCGAGCGCTGGAACCTGGTCAACCCGACCAAGGAAGCACGTGTTCCTTACGTGACGCAGCTGATGTCGAAGACCTCCGGTCCTATCGTTGCGACGACCGACTACATGCGCGCCTTTGCTGAACAGATCCGCGCCTTCATTCCGAAGGACCGCACCTACCGCGTGCTGGGCACCGATGGTTTCGGCCGTTCGGACACCCGCGCCGCGCTGCGTGAATTCTTCGAGGTGAACCGTTACTACATCACGGTCGCCGCGCTGAAATCGCTGGCCGAAGAAGGCAAGATCGACGTCAAGGTGGTTGAGGAAGCAGTCGTCAAGTACGGCCTGAATCCGAACAAGCCAAATCCGGTGACCCAATAA
- the aceF gene encoding dihydrolipoyllysine-residue acetyltransferase, producing the protein MSIVEVKVPDIGDFKEVEIIELMIKVGDTIKVDQSLITVESDKASMEIPSSAAGVVKEIKVKVGDKVAEGSLLLLLEAEGAAAAPAAAAPAAAAPAPAPAAAAAPAPAPAAAPAASAGPVEVKVPDIGDFKEVEVIEVMVKVGDTIKVDQSLLTVESDKASMEIPSSHAGVVKEVKIKVGDKVAMGSIVLVVEATGGAAAPAASAPAPAAAAAPAAAAPAPSAAPAAAAAPAASQGSVQTGKLAHASPSIRKFARELGVDLLKVPGSGPKGRITQIDVQNYVKGVIAGTVAAPSGAASGGSGVGGGGNFSVLPWPSLDFSKFGPTELLPLSRIKKISGPNLHRNWVQIPHVTQFDEADITDLEAFRVETNNANAKNKDAAKLTMLAFVIKASVAALKKFPSFNASLDEKGENLILKQYYNVGFAADTPNGLVVPVIKNADQKSVSQIAKEMTDLSLQAREGKLKPTDMQGASFTISSLGGIGGTHFTPIVNAPEVAILGLSKASIKPVWDGKAFQPRLMMGTSLSYDHRVVDGAMGARFSVYLSEVLGDMRKILL; encoded by the coding sequence ATGAGCATTGTGGAAGTTAAAGTCCCGGATATCGGCGATTTCAAGGAAGTTGAAATCATTGAGTTGATGATCAAGGTCGGCGACACGATCAAGGTCGATCAGTCGCTGATCACCGTTGAATCGGATAAGGCCAGCATGGAGATTCCATCCTCCGCCGCCGGCGTGGTCAAGGAAATCAAGGTCAAGGTCGGCGACAAGGTCGCCGAGGGTTCGCTGCTGTTGCTGCTGGAAGCCGAGGGAGCCGCCGCTGCTCCGGCGGCCGCCGCGCCGGCTGCTGCCGCTCCTGCGCCGGCGCCAGCCGCCGCCGCTGCGCCAGCTCCGGCGCCTGCCGCCGCGCCAGCCGCTTCGGCCGGCCCGGTCGAAGTCAAAGTACCGGACATCGGCGACTTCAAGGAAGTGGAAGTCATCGAAGTGATGGTCAAAGTCGGCGACACGATCAAGGTCGATCAGTCGCTGCTGACCGTCGAATCGGACAAGGCCAGCATGGAAATCCCTTCGTCGCACGCAGGTGTGGTGAAGGAAGTGAAGATCAAGGTCGGCGACAAGGTCGCCATGGGCTCGATCGTGCTGGTGGTTGAAGCCACTGGCGGTGCTGCCGCTCCTGCAGCTTCGGCGCCTGCTCCCGCAGCTGCCGCCGCTCCAGCCGCCGCAGCTCCAGCGCCTTCGGCTGCTCCTGCCGCAGCCGCCGCGCCGGCAGCTTCGCAAGGCTCGGTCCAAACCGGCAAGCTGGCACACGCATCGCCGTCGATCCGCAAGTTCGCCCGCGAACTCGGTGTCGACCTGCTCAAGGTGCCGGGCTCCGGTCCTAAAGGCCGCATCACCCAGATCGACGTGCAGAATTACGTCAAGGGTGTGATCGCTGGCACCGTGGCCGCTCCTTCGGGCGCCGCCAGCGGTGGTTCCGGTGTTGGTGGCGGCGGCAACTTCAGCGTGCTGCCATGGCCGTCGCTGGACTTCAGCAAATTCGGTCCGACCGAACTGCTGCCGCTGTCGCGCATCAAGAAAATCAGTGGCCCTAACCTGCACCGCAACTGGGTGCAGATCCCGCACGTCACGCAGTTCGACGAAGCCGACATCACCGATCTGGAAGCATTCCGCGTCGAGACCAACAACGCCAACGCCAAGAACAAGGACGCGGCCAAGTTGACCATGCTGGCCTTCGTCATCAAGGCATCGGTCGCCGCGCTGAAGAAATTCCCGTCGTTTAACGCCTCGCTCGACGAGAAGGGTGAAAACCTGATCCTCAAGCAGTACTACAACGTCGGCTTCGCGGCCGATACGCCGAACGGCCTGGTGGTCCCGGTGATCAAGAACGCGGACCAGAAATCGGTCTCGCAGATCGCCAAGGAAATGACCGACCTGTCGCTGCAAGCGCGCGAAGGCAAGCTGAAACCGACCGATATGCAAGGCGCCAGCTTCACCATCTCGTCGCTGGGCGGCATCGGCGGCACGCACTTCACGCCTATCGTCAACGCGCCGGAAGTGGCGATCCTTGGTTTGTCCAAGGCGTCGATCAAGCCGGTGTGGGACGGCAAGGCCTTCCAGCCTCGCCTGATGATGGGTACCTCGCTGTCCTACGACCACCGCGTGGTCGACGGCGCGATGGGTGCTCGCTTCTCCGTGTACCTGAGCGAAGTGCTCGGCGACATGCGCAAAATTCTGCTGTAA
- the lpdA gene encoding dihydrolipoyl dehydrogenase: MTTEVKVPNIGDFAEVEVIEVMVKVGDTIKVDQSLVTVESDKASMEVPSSHAGVVKEVKVKVGDKVKEGVLLLVVEEAAGAAAAPAAAAPAPAAAAAAPAPAAAPAAAAPIAAPAGGSYTGQVDIDCDMMVLGGGPGGYSAAFRAADLGLNTVIVERYETLGGVCLNVGCIPSKALLHVASVIDETAHMSNTGVTFAKPTIDIDQVRKYKEGVIKNMTGGLAGMAKARKTQVVTGVGQFLSANHIEVTAGDGSKKVVQFKQAIIAAGSAVVKLPFVPEDPRIVDSTGALELRQIPKRMLVIGGGIIGLEMATVYSTFGARIDVVEMMDGLMQGADRDAVKVWQKFNEKRFDNIMTKTKTVGVEALPEGIKVTFEAAEAGATAPAPQIYDLVLVAVGRSPNGKKIAADKAGVIVSDRGFIPVDSQMRTNVPNIFAIGDLVGQPMLAHKAVHEGHVAAEAAAGQKSHFDVKVIPSVAYTDPEVAWAGITEDEAKAKGIKVEKGHFPWAASGRAVANGRAEGFTKLLFDAETHRIIGGTMVGTHAGDMIGEIALAIEMGCDGTDIGKTIHPHPTLGESIGMAAEVYEGVCTDLPPPRKR; encoded by the coding sequence ATGACCACAGAAGTGAAAGTGCCGAACATCGGCGACTTCGCAGAAGTTGAAGTGATCGAGGTGATGGTCAAGGTTGGCGACACGATCAAGGTCGATCAGTCGCTGGTGACCGTCGAATCGGACAAGGCGAGCATGGAAGTCCCTTCGTCGCACGCAGGTGTGGTGAAGGAAGTCAAAGTCAAGGTTGGCGACAAGGTCAAGGAAGGCGTGTTGTTGCTGGTGGTCGAGGAGGCGGCTGGTGCCGCCGCGGCTCCGGCGGCTGCCGCCCCGGCACCTGCTGCCGCCGCCGCTGCGCCAGCTCCCGCTGCCGCTCCGGCAGCAGCAGCGCCGATCGCCGCGCCGGCCGGTGGCAGCTACACCGGCCAGGTCGACATCGACTGCGACATGATGGTACTGGGTGGCGGTCCTGGCGGTTACTCCGCCGCGTTCCGCGCCGCCGATCTGGGCCTGAACACGGTCATCGTCGAGCGTTACGAAACGCTTGGCGGCGTGTGCCTGAACGTCGGTTGCATTCCGTCGAAAGCGCTGCTGCACGTGGCATCGGTGATCGACGAAACCGCGCACATGTCCAACACCGGCGTCACCTTCGCCAAGCCGACCATCGACATCGACCAGGTACGCAAGTACAAGGAAGGCGTCATCAAGAACATGACCGGCGGTCTGGCCGGCATGGCCAAGGCCCGCAAGACGCAAGTCGTCACCGGCGTCGGCCAGTTCCTGAGCGCGAACCATATCGAAGTGACCGCCGGCGACGGCAGCAAGAAGGTCGTGCAGTTCAAGCAGGCCATCATCGCCGCCGGTTCGGCGGTCGTGAAGCTGCCGTTCGTGCCTGAAGATCCACGCATCGTCGATTCGACGGGCGCGCTGGAACTGCGTCAGATTCCGAAACGCATGCTGGTCATTGGCGGCGGCATCATCGGCCTGGAAATGGCCACCGTGTACTCGACCTTCGGCGCGCGCATCGACGTCGTCGAAATGATGGACGGCTTGATGCAAGGCGCCGACCGCGACGCTGTCAAGGTCTGGCAGAAGTTCAACGAAAAGCGCTTCGACAACATCATGACCAAGACCAAGACCGTCGGCGTTGAAGCACTGCCGGAGGGGATCAAAGTCACGTTCGAAGCCGCCGAAGCCGGCGCAACCGCGCCAGCGCCGCAGATCTACGATCTGGTGCTGGTCGCTGTCGGCCGCAGCCCGAACGGCAAGAAGATCGCCGCCGACAAGGCCGGCGTGATTGTCAGCGACCGTGGCTTCATCCCGGTCGATAGCCAGATGCGCACCAACGTGCCGAACATCTTCGCCATCGGCGACCTGGTGGGCCAGCCTATGCTGGCGCACAAGGCGGTGCACGAAGGCCACGTCGCGGCGGAAGCCGCAGCCGGCCAGAAGTCGCACTTCGACGTGAAGGTCATTCCATCGGTGGCCTACACCGATCCGGAAGTGGCATGGGCCGGCATCACCGAGGACGAAGCGAAAGCCAAGGGCATCAAGGTCGAGAAGGGCCACTTCCCTTGGGCAGCCAGCGGCCGCGCCGTGGCCAACGGCCGCGCAGAGGGCTTCACCAAGCTGCTGTTCGACGCTGAAACACACCGCATCATCGGCGGCACCATGGTCGGCACGCACGCCGGCGACATGATCGGCGAGATCGCCCTGGCGATCGAGATGGGTTGCGACGGCACCGACATCGGCAAGACGATCCATCCTCACCCGACCCTGGGCGAGTCGATCGGCATGGCCGCCGAAGTGTACGAAGGCGTCTGCACCGACCTGCCGCCGCCGCGCAAGCGCTAA
- a CDS encoding PACE efflux transporter — protein sequence MQGLKRKVIYVSLFELFAVALTSSFLMLLAGHDATHSGVAAIASSTVAVVWNFIYNGMFEAWEARQATRGRSVARRVAHAIGFEGGLVVILVPLFAWWLNITLWEALVLDVGLVVFFMIYTFLFSLAFDRVFGLPASAQALG from the coding sequence ATGCAAGGATTAAAACGAAAAGTTATCTACGTCTCGCTGTTCGAGTTGTTCGCCGTCGCGCTCACCAGTAGCTTCCTGATGCTGCTGGCGGGACATGACGCGACCCACTCCGGCGTCGCCGCCATCGCCTCGTCCACCGTCGCGGTGGTGTGGAATTTCATCTACAACGGTATGTTCGAGGCGTGGGAGGCGCGTCAGGCCACGCGCGGACGCAGCGTCGCGCGCCGGGTCGCGCACGCCATCGGTTTCGAGGGTGGGCTGGTCGTGATACTGGTGCCGCTGTTCGCGTGGTGGCTCAACATCACGCTGTGGGAGGCGCTGGTGCTCGACGTCGGCCTGGTGGTGTTCTTCATGATCTACACCTTCCTTTTCAGCCTGGCCTTCGACCGCGTGTTCGGCCTGCCCGCCTCGGCACAGGCACTTGGCTGA
- a CDS encoding LysR family transcriptional regulator: MAFSSDNVLIFLAVIDHGSFSAAARALGRVPSAVSMAIAHLEAELDLQLFERTSRDVRPTEMARALEAEARQMAGQLRRLKAHALSLHQGLERRLTLAIAPELLSAAWSDPLARLADEFPSLEVEVLSAPQADARRMLHDGSAQLALLYERPQVDEHESFQELGSEVLVAVISPRHPLARERNGHFRLEDLVDIRQIAIVSREAHEEDMRVLVSRKLWRTDSHLAMLGMVQAGLGWAFLPRRLVAPLMEDGELIGIDFATMSNQLRLWVDVVWLNDRPLGLGAKRLIALMKDIEGLEARPGHT; encoded by the coding sequence ATGGCTTTTTCCAGCGATAACGTTTTGATCTTCCTTGCCGTGATCGATCACGGTTCATTTTCGGCCGCCGCGCGGGCGCTGGGACGGGTGCCGTCGGCCGTCAGCATGGCGATCGCGCATCTGGAGGCGGAACTCGATCTGCAGTTGTTCGAGCGCACTTCGCGCGATGTGCGGCCGACCGAGATGGCGCGCGCGCTGGAGGCGGAGGCGCGGCAGATGGCCGGGCAGCTACGCCGACTGAAGGCACATGCGCTTTCGCTGCATCAGGGGTTGGAGCGGCGTCTGACCCTGGCCATAGCGCCGGAGCTGCTGTCGGCCGCGTGGAGCGATCCGCTGGCTCGGCTGGCCGACGAATTCCCATCGCTGGAAGTGGAGGTGCTGTCGGCGCCGCAGGCCGACGCGCGGCGCATGCTGCACGACGGCTCGGCGCAATTGGCACTGCTCTATGAGCGTCCGCAGGTCGATGAGCATGAGAGCTTCCAGGAGTTGGGCAGCGAGGTGCTGGTGGCGGTGATCTCGCCGCGTCATCCGCTGGCGCGGGAGCGTAATGGGCACTTTCGGCTTGAGGATTTAGTCGATATCCGTCAGATCGCGATCGTTAGCCGCGAGGCGCATGAGGAGGATATGCGGGTGCTGGTGTCGCGCAAGTTGTGGCGTACCGATAGTCATCTGGCCATGCTGGGGATGGTGCAGGCGGGGTTAGGGTGGGCTTTTCTGCCCAGGCGGCTGGTGGCGCCGTTGATGGAGGACGGGGAGTTGATTGGCATTGACTTCGCCACCATGAGCAATCAACTGCGGTTGTGGGTGGATGTGGTGTGGCTTAACGACCGGCCGCTGGGGCTTGGCGCCAAGCGCCTGATCGCGTTGATGAAGGATATCGAGGGACTTGAGGCGCGGCCTGGGCATACCTAG